DNA from Krasilnikovia cinnamomea:
GCGTGGGCGGCAAGCAATACGGTCGGGTTGTCTGCTCTCGCGGACGCGGCGTTGGTTCGCAAGGCGCTTGACAGCCTGGCCGTGCTGCTCGACGGCAAGGCTGCTGCCGCGAGCACCGTAGCCCGAAAGCGAGCGGTGTTCAGCGGGGCGCTCCGGTACGCGGTCGAGCTGGGCCACCTTGATTCGCACCCCATGGAGCGGGTGAGCTGGACCGCGCCGAAGAACACCGACGAGGTGGACCGTCAGGTTGTTGCCAACCCGACCCAGGCGCGAGCGCTACTCGCGGCCGTGGACTCTGCGATGCCAGAGATGACGGCGTTCTTCGGGTGCATGTACTACGCCGCGCTGCGGCCGGAGGAAGCGCTGCACCTTCGGGAGGACGAGTACGAGCGGCCGAAGCGCGAGGGCGGGTGGGGATGGCTTCACCTCACCGGGGCGACGGTGGCAGTGGGCAACGGGTGGGGCGACGTCGAGGGCACGATCGAGCATCGGGCGCTCAAGCACCGAGGACGCAACGCGACCCGCGACGTGCCAGCCACCCCCGCGCTCTGCGACCTGCTGGACCGCCACATTGCCGCCTATCCGGCCGGGGCGAACGGACGCCTGTTCGTCACCCGGCGGGGGCCTTGGGGCGCATACCGGCCGACGGCGGGGCAGCCGCTCACGAACAACGCCTACGGCACCGCCTGGCGTAAGGCCCGTGAGAAGGCCCTGACCCCCGCACAGCAGCGCTCGCCACTCGCCCGACGGCCATACGACCTGCGGCACGCGGCGGTGTCGCTGTGGCTCAACGCAGGGGTCCATGCGCCCCAGGTCGCCGAGTGGGCCGGGCACAGCGTCCACGTCCTGATGAAGGTCTACGCCAAGTGCGTCGACGGTGAGCAGGAGGCGGCCAAGAGGCGGATCGAGGCAGCGCTGAACGCCGAGCCGACGATCACCATCCCGAGTGAATCTTGACCGCAAACTTTGCCGCGCATTTGCCGTGACGAGTGAGATCAAGCGGTCCTGAGTGGGACCTAGTGGGACCAACGAGGAAGGCCCCTCTCTGCTGTTTTAGCAGGTGAGGGGCCTCTTCGAGCTTGTGGTGGCGGGTAGAGGATTCGAACCTCTGTAGCTTTCGCGACGGATTTACAGTCCGCTCCCATTGGCCGCTCGGGCAACCCGCCTGGGCACGCCACCACGGTCTCCCGGGGCAGCGGACAACAGGATAGCCGGACCCGTGGACGGATCTGCAACCGGGTACGGTCGGCATGTCGGAGGGCCGTCGCGCCTCCCGTACCCACATCGACACATCCCACCGCCGGGAGTTTGACCATGGCAGCCAATCCGTCGTTCGACATCGTCAGCAAGGTCGACCGGCAGGAGGTCGACAACGCCTTCCACCAAGCGGAGAAGGAGCTCGGCACCCGGTTCGACTTCCGGGGCACCGGCACCACGATCACCCGTTCGGGGGAGTCCGGGGTTTCGATCACCTCGGAGACGGAGGAGCGGGCCGCGGCAGCGCTCGACGTCTTCAAAGAGAAGTTGGTCAAGCGCAACATCTCGCTGAAGTCGCTGGACGCGGGGGAGCCACGCCAGTCCGGCAAGACGTACAAGATCGATTGCAAGGTTGTCGAGGGAATCGACACCGACAAGGCCAAGGCGATCAGCAAGAAGATCCGTGACGAGGGCCCCAAGGGCGTGCAGGCCCAGATCCAGGGCGACCAGCTCCGCGTGACGGGCAAGAAGCGTGACGACCTGCAGGCCGTGATCGCTCTGCTCAAGCAGGAGGATTTCGGCGTCGCCCTCCAGTTCACCAACTACCGCTAGCCGGCCGGGCCGGTCCGTCACGGGGCCGGCCCCTTCCCCGACTTCGGCCTTTGCGGTGGTCGATCGACTTCGGTACGGTCGGCCGCCGCGTCGTCCCGTTCGTCGGGGTCCTGGTCCTGCCGGTTTTCGCGGCCAGGCCCGGACCGCCGGGTCGCCATCAAGTACGGCGCTGCCTACCCGGCCGACCGGAACGGCTGATCCGCCCGTACGCCGCTCGTCCCGCCCGCAGACTGACGTCATGAGTGTCAGCGGATGGACGGTCGGCATCGGCCTGGCGGTCGGGGTGGGCCTCACGGCCATGGGCGTGACGATCCTGGCGACCCGTCGCATGCCCGCCGCCACGGCCCGCACCTTCCGTGACGCGCGCGCGGCCGGGCTCTACCATCTGCTTTTCGGCCTAGCGCTGCTCATCCTCGTGCTGGGGCTGTACCTGCCGGGCTCCGCCGCGTCCGCGATCAGCGCTGGGCTGGCGGTGGCGTTGGTCGCGGTGGCCGTGGTGCGCTTTCGCCCGCGCGGGCGGCGGTCGTCGCCGGACGACGAGGACGGGGAGGGGCGTTGATCGAGCCGGTTGTCGACCTGGCCTGGGTGCACGCGGCCGGGGCGCGGGCCGTCCTGGCCGATGTCCGCTGGTATCTCGACGGCCGTTCGGGCCGCGCCGCGTACGAGGCCGGGCATCTGCCGGGTGCGGTCTTCGTCGATCTGGACCGGTGGCTGGCCGGGCCGGCGTCGCCGGCCGAGGGCCGGCATCCGCTGCCGGATCCGGCGGTGTTCGCCGAGGGCATGGCCGCGCTCGGCATCGGCGACGACGACATGGTGATCGGGTACGACGACGCGGGCGGGGTGGTCGCGGCCCGGCTGGTGTGGATGCTGCGGGCGACCGGCCACGACGCGGCGCTGCTCGACGGCGGGCTTTCCGTGTACGGCGGTGAGCTGACCAGCGACGAGCCGCGCCGGCCACGGGCCATGTTCACGGCGCGTCCCTGGCCCGCGGGGCGGCTGGCGGACATCGACGCGGCGACCGATTCTTCCGTGGTGGTGCTGGACGCCCGGGATCCGGCGCGGTTCCGGGGCGAGGTCGAGCCGGTGGATCCGCGACCGGGGCACATTCCTGGTGCGCGAAACCTGCCCTGCCGCGACAACCTGGCCGCGGACGGCCGGTTCCGGCCGGTGGTGGAGCTGCGGGAGCGGTTCGCGGCGGTGGGTGCGGGAGCCGACACGATCTCGTACTGCGGATCCGGTGTGACGGCCTGCCACAACCTGCTGGCCCTTGAGTACGCCGGTCTCGGTCCGGGGCGGCTGTATCCGGGCTCGTGGTCGCAGTACAGCAGCGACCCGCGCCGTCCGGTGGCGACCGGCGACTAGTCAGTCGGGGCGCCGTCCGGCGAGGCCGCGCGCGGTGTCCACCTCGGCCGGGTCGAGGCCCTGGTATCCGGTGTCCTCATGCTGGCGTGCCTGTTCCTCGATCCAGCGGTTGTGCCCTTCCCAGGCGGCCTGTTTGC
Protein-coding regions in this window:
- a CDS encoding tyrosine-type recombinase/integrase, which gives rise to MNTSYDVRVWKIREHKGKDRKTGKPRSTYRVRWLVAGVDHGKSYQTRALAESFRSKLITAQREGVTFDVVSGLPEPMARELNSRSWFEHAVAYVDMKWPRASAKHRKGIAESLAQATMALFATDRGAPPDAVLRRALGTYVFNKARRDHSEPPPDLAAAVAWAASNTVGLSALADAALVRKALDSLAVLLDGKAAAASTVARKRAVFSGALRYAVELGHLDSHPMERVSWTAPKNTDEVDRQVVANPTQARALLAAVDSAMPEMTAFFGCMYYAALRPEEALHLREDEYERPKREGGWGWLHLTGATVAVGNGWGDVEGTIEHRALKHRGRNATRDVPATPALCDLLDRHIAAYPAGANGRLFVTRRGPWGAYRPTAGQPLTNNAYGTAWRKAREKALTPAQQRSPLARRPYDLRHAAVSLWLNAGVHAPQVAEWAGHSVHVLMKVYAKCVDGEQEAAKRRIEAALNAEPTITIPSES
- a CDS encoding YajQ family cyclic di-GMP-binding protein — encoded protein: MAANPSFDIVSKVDRQEVDNAFHQAEKELGTRFDFRGTGTTITRSGESGVSITSETEERAAAALDVFKEKLVKRNISLKSLDAGEPRQSGKTYKIDCKVVEGIDTDKAKAISKKIRDEGPKGVQAQIQGDQLRVTGKKRDDLQAVIALLKQEDFGVALQFTNYR
- a CDS encoding sulfurtransferase — translated: MIEPVVDLAWVHAAGARAVLADVRWYLDGRSGRAAYEAGHLPGAVFVDLDRWLAGPASPAEGRHPLPDPAVFAEGMAALGIGDDDMVIGYDDAGGVVAARLVWMLRATGHDAALLDGGLSVYGGELTSDEPRRPRAMFTARPWPAGRLADIDAATDSSVVVLDARDPARFRGEVEPVDPRPGHIPGARNLPCRDNLAADGRFRPVVELRERFAAVGAGADTISYCGSGVTACHNLLALEYAGLGPGRLYPGSWSQYSSDPRRPVATGD